ATTCTCTTGAGCGTTCGGTTGTATCGGATTTTTAGGTGCTTTACTTTTTCTTATCAGATACCTTATCAGCAATACCGCCGCAAAACAATTACCAGACCCGGAATTAGAATCAAAAGAATTATTATTTCCTGCGGCCCGATAAATCCAAGTAAAATTGTGTCCATTGATTTATATTTTAGTTTTTCTTCAAACTAAACAAATACTTTGTTGAATTAAAAATTAAAATTAACCAGCTACCTCAAATTCAGGGTAACTGGTCGTAAAAAAGGAGCAAGGCGCCTTATAATATAAGTAAGTAACCTCTTGAAAAAACCACCACCTCAATTATGGGCACAAAAAATGCCCCACCGAAAAACGATGAGACATTTACCTATGCTGTAAAATTTTTTAAGCTTCTATCATTGCTTTGTAAGCGTCAGCGTCCATCAGGTCGTCTAACTCTGCTGCATCGGCAATATTCACTTTAATCATCCATCCTTTTCCGTAAGGATCTTTGTTTACCAATTCCGGATCGTCGGCCAGATCTTCGTTAAACTCGGCAACCTCACCTCCAACTGGCATAAACAGGTCAGAAACGGTTTTTACTGCCTCAACTGTACCAAAAGTTTCACCTTTGTCCAGTGTTTCACCTTCAGTTTCAATTTCAACAAATACAACATCACCCAGTTCTCCCTGAGCAAAATCGGTAACACCAACAACAGCTACATCTCCCTCAACGCGCACCCATTCGTGGTCTTGCGTATATTTCAAATCAGCTGGAATACTCATATTTTTAGTTTTAAATTATTTAAATCGAATCGGTTGAAAGCCGCCCTTTAAATCTATCGCTTTACAAACTCGCCGGGTGCATTTCACTTTAAGATATTTGCCAAAATTAAAACATTTTAATTAAAAACAACCTCCTTATACCCATGCATTTCCCTGATTTTTATCGCATTTTATTTCATGGGGTGCAAAATATGTGGTGCTTTTTGTATAATTGCAAAAATTGTTGGAAGAAATGTATTCAAAAAAGATCAATTCGCTCGACGAGCTTGAAATTGCTGCAAAGGAGATAATTACAGCATTTAGTGACGACCGCGTTTTTGCATTTTACGGCAAAATGGGTGCAGGTAAAACAACTTTCATCCAGTCGATTTGCCGTGCATTGGGATCGGACGACAACGTTACCAGTCCTACTTTTTCGCTGATAAACGAATACAACACTGCGGATCTTGATTCGATTTTCCATTTCGATTTTTACCGGATAAAAGACATTGAGGAAGCTTACGACCTGGGCTACGAAGACTACATTTACAGCGGAAACTACTGCCTGATTGAATGGCCCGAAATGATCGAATCGTTGCTGCCCGAAAAAATGGTGGAGGTAAAAATCGAAGTTCAGGACGACGATACCCGTCTGATTACCGCACTGGAAATCTAGTTTCCAATACCGCTTTTTACTTCCCGGTTAATTTTCTTTGAAAACTCCGCTTTTGCTTGTAAATTGCTACTGTTGATTTCGTCAGGTAAATTCATTAAGTTCAATTATGGAAAAAGCAAGAGAAAAGGTATCGATACCAAAGAACATGCTTCTGCCCAAAGAGGAGATGTTGGAGGTAAAAAAGAAGGGCAAGAAAATAAGAATTGGCGTTCCTTCCGATTTATCGAAAGTTGAATACCGGGTACCTTTATCGCCGCAAGCCGTTGATCTGTTGGTTTCTTACGGGCACGAAATTCTGATTGAACGCGATGCCGGAAAAGCCGCCAGCTACAGCAACGAAGATTACCAAAAAGCCGGCGCTACCATTGCTGAAACCAAAGAAGAAACTTTTCAGTGCGACATAATTCTACGCATCGCACCTTTTGATTGCGACGAAATCGATTCTCTGCGCGGTAACCAGGTTATCATTTCAAACATGCAGATTCAGGCACATTGCAACGAATCGATTCAGAAAATGATGCAAAAAAAGGTAACCACCATTGCCTTTGAATACCTTGAAAACGAAGAGGGCTTTCTTCCTTTCGTTCACCAAATGAGCCAGATTGCAGGAGTTACCTCCATTACCATTGCCAGCGAATACCTGAGTAATTCGCGCAACGGAAAAGGCGTTTTGTTTGGCGAAGTTACAGGTGTTACACCTGCCGAGCTGGTGATAATCGGCACCAGTACAGCGGCAGAATATGCAGCACGCGCCGCACTGGGGCTGGGTATTTTTGTTAAGGTTTTTGATACTTCGGTTTACGAACTCAGCAAACTGGAAGAGAAATTGGGTCGACGCATTTTTACTTCGGTATTCTATCCCAAAGTTTTGCGTAAAGCCCTTATTTCTGCCGATGCCGTTATTGGAGCAACTTCGTTTAATACTCCTCCAAAATTTAAAGTTTCAGAGAGTTTGGTAAAACAGATGAAGGAAGGATCGGTGATAATCGACCTGAACGTAAGCCAGGGAGGCTGTTTCGAAACGTCGAAGTGCACCGACTTTAACAACCCTACATACACCAAACACGGAGTGGTACACTATTGCGTGCCCAACACTCCGGCCATGGTAGCACGAACTGCTTCCATATCATTGAGCAACATTTTAATACCAATATTGCTTGCTATTGGCGACAATGGCGGCGTTGAAAACTATATAAAAGTATCGAAAGGATTCCGGAAAGGCGTGTACATCTACCACGGAATTCTCACCAATCACGATGTGGGTCGCATGTTCAACATCCCGTCAAAAGACATCGATCTGTTACTCGCTGTATTTTAATCAAGAAAGAATTTGCAATGCTTGATTCGCTAAACAAAAAATATCCTTTTAACGACAACCTTAAAGTTAATGCACGTACCATTTCATCGGTGAGCCTGGGGATTTTTTTGTTTCTGTTGTTCTTTCAGCCCTTCGAAATTCAAAATCCCGATTTTAATAACCGCCTCATCATCCTTGCAACATTTGGTGCTATAACCCTGGTTTTACTCAGTGTTTTTCGGGTGATTATCCCGTCGATCTTCATCACTGCATTTTCCGAAGAGCGTTGGACGATATTAAAAGAGATCATCATCGATTTGTTTTTTGTGATCTGCAACTCGGTAGCCTTTGCATTTTTTGCACGTTATGTTGGGCGTATTCCAATGACCTTTCCAATTGTAATCAATATTGTCATCATTTCAATA
This is a stretch of genomic DNA from uncultured Draconibacterium sp.. It encodes these proteins:
- the gcvH gene encoding glycine cleavage system protein GcvH gives rise to the protein MSIPADLKYTQDHEWVRVEGDVAVVGVTDFAQGELGDVVFVEIETEGETLDKGETFGTVEAVKTVSDLFMPVGGEVAEFNEDLADDPELVNKDPYGKGWMIKVNIADAAELDDLMDADAYKAMIEA
- the tsaE gene encoding tRNA (adenosine(37)-N6)-threonylcarbamoyltransferase complex ATPase subunit type 1 TsaE, with amino-acid sequence MYSKKINSLDELEIAAKEIITAFSDDRVFAFYGKMGAGKTTFIQSICRALGSDDNVTSPTFSLINEYNTADLDSIFHFDFYRIKDIEEAYDLGYEDYIYSGNYCLIEWPEMIESLLPEKMVEVKIEVQDDDTRLITALEI
- a CDS encoding alanine dehydrogenase, whose product is MEKAREKVSIPKNMLLPKEEMLEVKKKGKKIRIGVPSDLSKVEYRVPLSPQAVDLLVSYGHEILIERDAGKAASYSNEDYQKAGATIAETKEETFQCDIILRIAPFDCDEIDSLRGNQVIISNMQIQAHCNESIQKMMQKKVTTIAFEYLENEEGFLPFVHQMSQIAGVTSITIASEYLSNSRNGKGVLFGEVTGVTPAELVIIGTSTAAEYAARAALGLGIFVKVFDTSVYELSKLEEKLGRRIFTSVFYPKVLRKALISADAVIGATSFNTPPKFKVSESLVKQMKEGSVIIDLNVSQGGCFETSKCTDFNNPTYTKHGVVHYCVPNTPAMVARTASISLSNILIPILLAIGDNGGVENYIKVSKGFRKGVYIYHGILTNHDVGRMFNIPSKDIDLLLAVF